One Diabrotica virgifera virgifera chromosome 3, PGI_DIABVI_V3a genomic window carries:
- the LOC114327873 gene encoding cuticle protein 38-like: protein MFQYVVILALASAVLASPAAKPDPSLIAAPLAVAPAVAPAVVTAQSSQVFARQYNALVAPAAPLVAAAPVAAAPLVAAAPYVAAPAAPLLAGYRVAAPYLSAPAYL, encoded by the coding sequence GTTGTTATCTTAGCTCTTGCCTCCGCTGTTCTGGCTAGCCCAGCTGCCAAACCCGACCCAAGCCTCATTGCAGCTCCTCTAGCAGTAGCCCCAGCTGTAGCTCCAGCAGTCGTCACTGCTCAAAGTTCTCAAGTTTTCGCTCGGCAGTACAACGCTTTAGTCGCTCCAGCAGCTCCTCTTGTAGCAGCCGCTCCGGTTGCAGCAGCTCCCCTTGTAGCAGCAGCACCTTATGTAGCAGCTCCAGCTGCCCCTTTGCTGGCGGGCTACAGGGTCGCTGCCCCTTACTTGTCTGCTCCTGCTTATTTATAA